ATCTCCGCGATGATCCTCGCGAAGTTGAAGGCTGATGCGGAAACGCGCTTGGGTGAGACGATCTCGCAAGCAGTGATCACGGTGCCTGCTTACTTCAATGACTCGCAACGTCAGGCGACGAAAGACGCCGGTCGTATCGCGGGCCTCGAAGTGTTGCGTATCATCAACGAACCGACGGCGGCCTCGCTCGCTTACGGTCTGGACAAGAAGAAGGATGAGAAGATCGCGGTGTATGACCTCGGTGGTGGTACGTTCGATATCTCCGTGCTGGAAATCGGTGACGGCGTGTTCGAGGTGAAGGCCACGAACGGTGACACGCACCTGGGCGGTGACGACTGGGACAACCAGATCATGGACTGGATCCTGGACGAGTTTAAGCGCGACAATGGCATCGACCTGCGCAAACAGCCGGATGCGTTGCAGCGTATCAAGGAAGAGGCGGAGAAGGCGAAGATCGCACTCTCCAGCACACAGCAGTATGACATCAGCCTGCCGTTCGTGACGGCGGATGCGACTGGCCCGAAGCACATCAGCCAAAAGCTGACGCGCGCCAAGATGGAGCAGATCTGCGACAGCCTCTTCGAGCGCACAATCACGCCGACGAAGAACTGCTTGAAGGACGCTGGTATCACGTCGGACAAGATCGATGAGTTGGTGCTCGTGGGTGGTATGACGCGCATGCCGCGTGTGGTTGAGACGGCACGCACGCTGGTGACCAAGGCTCCGCATCAGGGTGTGAACCCGGATGAAGTGGTGGCCGTGGGTGCAGCGATCCAAGGCGGTGTCTTGAAGGGTGAAGTCAAGGACGTGCTCCTCTTGGACGTCACGCCGCTTTCCTTCGGTATCGAGACATTGGGTGGCGTGTTCACGCGCCTCATCGAGCGCAATACGACGATCCCGACGCGCAAATCGGAAGTGTTTTCAACGGCCTCGGACAATCAGCCGAGCGTGGAGATTCATGTGTTGCAGGGTGAGCGCCAGTTCGCCCGGGACAACAAGCCGATCGGCAAATTCCATCTGAGCGAGATCCCGCCGGCTCCGCGCGGCATGCCTCAGATCGAGGTGACCTTTGACATCGATGCGAACGGCATCTTGCACGTGAGTGCGAAGGATTTGGGCACGGGCAAGGAACAGAAGATCACGATCACGGCGAGCAGCGGTCTCTCGAAGGATGAGATCGAGAAGATGCGCCGCGATGCCGAGACTCACGCGGACGAGGACAAGAAGCGCAAGGAAGAAGTCGAGACGCGCAATGAGGCAGATAACACCGTCTATCGCACGGAGAAGACTCTGCGCGAGATGGGTGACAAGGTGCCAGCCGCTGAGAAAGCGAAGATTGAAGCCGCAGTGACGGCGCTCAAGGACGCGCTCAAGGGCACGGACTCCGCTGCCATCAAGGCCGCGAGCGACAAATTGATGGAAACGGTGGGCGAGCTTTACAAGAACGCTGGTCCGCAAGCCCAGCAAGCGGGCAACACCTCCACCAGCACGGGCGGTCCGAATCCGGGTGCCGATGCAGGTG
This genomic window from Verrucomicrobiia bacterium contains:
- the dnaK gene encoding molecular chaperone DnaK; this encodes MAKVLGIDLGTTNSCMSVMEGGEPVVLENSEGKRTTPSVVAFAKNGERLVGDAAKRQAVTNPRNTIYSVKRFMGRKFNEVQEELKRVPYKVVAGPNGDACVEVEVEGKAKQFSPPEISAMILAKLKADAETRLGETISQAVITVPAYFNDSQRQATKDAGRIAGLEVLRIINEPTAASLAYGLDKKKDEKIAVYDLGGGTFDISVLEIGDGVFEVKATNGDTHLGGDDWDNQIMDWILDEFKRDNGIDLRKQPDALQRIKEEAEKAKIALSSTQQYDISLPFVTADATGPKHISQKLTRAKMEQICDSLFERTITPTKNCLKDAGITSDKIDELVLVGGMTRMPRVVETARTLVTKAPHQGVNPDEVVAVGAAIQGGVLKGEVKDVLLLDVTPLSFGIETLGGVFTRLIERNTTIPTRKSEVFSTASDNQPSVEIHVLQGERQFARDNKPIGKFHLSEIPPAPRGMPQIEVTFDIDANGILHVSAKDLGTGKEQKITITASSGLSKDEIEKMRRDAETHADEDKKRKEEVETRNEADNTVYRTEKTLREMGDKVPAAEKAKIEAAVTALKDALKGTDSAAIKAASDKLMETVGELYKNAGPQAQQAGNTSTSTGGPNPGADAGDQDKKKDEGPIIDAEVVDEKKDK